Genomic window (Deltaproteobacteria bacterium):
AGATCTGCTCCATTTCCTGGACACAATAAGAAAAGCTGCATAGGCTCCGATAAGTAAAACCTCAAAACATTTATGCAACGTTAGGGTCTACAAATGAGGCCATTCGACCAACGACGTTTCCCCTGTGGTCTGTCACGTTGGAATAGGAGACCTCCACTGGAAATACGGTACCACCACTTCGCTGAACGTCGAACTCCTCAATCTCTCCTTTTGTTTTGTCTATGAGGGCCTCGACGTCAGAAAATTTCCTTACTTTGCCTTCAACGAACAATTCGGCGGCGTTTTTGCCCAGCACCTCCGTCTTTTCCAAATACTCGAAGGTCCTGAGAAGGGCTGGGTTCACGAACGTGATACGTCCATCAAGATTTGTTATAATGACGCCATTGGCAGATGAATTCAGTGCATCATAAACGACACTCAACTCTTCTTGAAGGTGTCTTCGATCAAAGGTCTCCATTTCCTTTTCTCGGCCTCGTTTGCCCAGAAATTTTTTTTGGATGGCCTAATCTCGTTTTCATCCTAACAGCTATTTTTCAGCCAATACTCTTTCAATTCATCATGTAACATGTCTTGGATGGCTGCGTCAATTTTCCAGGTTATCTTCTTGATCTTAATCCCGTCTTCAATCGCGGAAAGCAGGCTTTCCATCAGTCTGGTCTCAAGGCCATCTGGGCTCTCATCGCTGGACGTTTCGTACCAAGATGATCTTTTTCCGCGATACTGACCAAGGAACGCCTCCAATTCCTGGACTTGATCATACAGTGGCAGGGAAGAGAAACGGTCCGAAAGTGTTACGGATACTTCGCCGTCTTTTTGTGTCTGCAAGCGGATATCGCTCACTGGGGCTACGCCTTTATTGTTTTATTTAGCGACAAAAAGTGCCTTGTGTTGATTCGGGCTGTTTCTCTAGCCTGTCTCATACATCACCGAGGTTCGTTGAAACACCGTCGGTTGCCGTATCAGGAACCAATTAACTAAATGAACCTATCTCTCAAGCCCCAACGATTTCCATCCCTCTCCGGTAAATCTCCTTCCCATAGTCCGTCCATAATCCTGTTCCCCAGTACCTGAAACAGCTTGTTTGCGAAAGAAGAAGATAAAGAAGAGCTTCCCGGTGGACAGGGTCGTTTTCGTCGATTTTTCCACCATCAAAACGTTTATGGAATGTAACACTCAGGTCGCTCAAAGGATCAAGAAGATCTTTGTACCCTTCCACCCAACTCTTGTTGTTCGTCCATGACGCCCTATCCAGATCAAAACCAGGATACTTCCTTTTTACTTCGTCAATAGCCCGGTCAGCTGCGCCCGGAGAATACCCATCCATACATTCCCAAATCCTGTGTTGCGATATAGGCTGAACGGACGCGCAATCGGTATGATCCATACCCATTGCCTGTATGAATTCAGGTACTCAGACCCGTTCATCGCGACTACGCCTACCTTGCCCACTTCGCCGAAGACCTTCATATAGGCACCTGTCATGATTAGCACCCTATTTTTGCTCACCTTCTTTTCAGACTGGCTTCGGCGGTCACTTCCTACGAATTAATTCTGGCATCTTGTGCTTTCCTGTTTGTGAACCCTCTTTGCGGTGTCGGTCCGTTTAAACGGCTTGTTTCTAACCAGAGACACGGCCATATACCAGTAATTCGATCCCTTTACGGACGATCATGACGGCTATGGCAGCCAACAGAAGACTGGCAATTTTGGACGTGGTCTTGGTTCCCGCGTGACCAAGGAAGCCGTTGATTGTCTCGGCAGATTTGAAAATCAATCCTGCAATGAGAATATTTAATAACAACATTGTGGCTGTGGGCAAAAAGCCGTATTCATTCAGGAGCAGTACTGACGTCGTGAGTACTGCAGGTCCTGTGATCAAAGGGACTCCCAGGGGCACCGCGCCAAGACTCTCCGGGTCCACTTGCCTTTGGACCTTTTCGGCTCTAAGGAGGTCGCTCATTGAGATCACAAAGAGCAGAATGCCACCGGCAACCATGAAATCCGCCACGCTTATCCCCAGCAGGTTCAGCGCGCCTTTCCCGATCGCGAGAAAAGCGATCCCTACGATTGAAGCCGTGATTACCGACTGACGCAGGACTCGACGCACAACAGGCCTTCCCAGGCCTTCAGTAAGCCCCATAAACATGGGAAGAACACCGATAGCGTCAACAGCGACAAAAAGGGGAACGAAACAAAGCCAAAACGATTTTATTTCCAGATCCACCATGCGTCAACAGGAACCCATGCGTCAACAGGAACCTAATACGATTTGGATTTTTCGTCTTGCAGCCCTGATCCGGTCTAGACAGGTCGCTCAGGAAGCCGAAGCACCACCGGTTTCGTCCAATCCCCACTTGAATCCCGATGGGTAAACCCGCTGCAAAGAGCTATTGAGCAGGCATATTATTGTTTGAGGCCAGGCAGTCATTCCTCCACAAACATGTCTCCTCGTGACAGCCGTGTATTCTTTCAGTGCCATAACACGGAATGTTGTTTTCCGCTCTTTGAATAGCCCGGATCATGTCAGTCTTTTTCATCCTATAGGTGTTGATGTCCATGCATTTTGCCATTTTTTGAATGTCCTGGAATCTCATCGGAACCTCCACAGTCTATCCGCCAAACATTCGGCCTGTTGCTCTCTTTGCCACGTGTGTAACGGATCTCGTTGCCTACCTCATAGAAATTCTCCCCTCTTCATCAATGACAAGGTATCTATCCACTGTGATTGTCTTTTGCTTTTCCGTCTCTTCAACAGTACCTGTCACCAGTACTCTTGCCCCAATGAGCTCAGCCACGGCTTTGCCCAGGTCAGTCCGGGCCAAGTCATACGCTTCCCCATCATCCGTCACGATTTGAGCCCTTTCATTGACCATCCCCTCAATCGTGACAGGGTCTGTCTGGGCAATCGTTCCTGAAACCAACAACCCAGCAAGCAACATAAAAGTAGCAAACCACGCTTTTTGTCTCTTCATTGTCCAACCTCCCTGGAAATAGAAATGTAAAAGGTCGTTCCGTTAGCAGGGTCGGATTCGACCCAGGCCTTTCCACCATGGGCTTCCATGATATCCCGCACAATGGCCAGACCCAAACCAGAACCCTCTGTTTGCCGTGAAACTGACAGCCTGCGAAACATGTGGTAAACCTGATTACATTCCTCTTCGTTGATGATTCTACCGTTATTGTTTACAGAAAAGATGTGAAAGTGATCGTCATGGTGGTATCCAATGGCGATCTTGGGCGATCTTGCTGAGGCTGTCACCTCCATGCTTCAAGGCATTGTTAATCAGGTTTCTAAACACCCTTGTCATGGCCAGTTCGTCGGCCATGACTTCTCGGACGCCTTCAGGTCCTAAAAGACGAATGCTTCGCTTTTCGAGCACTTCTGAGACCTCATCTCGAATCTGCTCCACGACCTTATGAATGTCTGTCTTCTCCATGTTCAGGGCGGCTTCAGTGGCACTGATGTATTCGTTAATGGCCATGACCAATCTCAAAACCTGATCGGCTGCCTTTTTAATGGCCTTGCAGTACTTTTTCAGCTTGTCATCCAAAGCATCGCCGTATCTTTCAAGGATGG
Coding sequences:
- a CDS encoding sensor histidine kinase, producing the protein MTASARSPKIAIGYHHDDHFHIFSVNNNGRIINEEECNQVYHMFRRLSVSRQTEGSGLGLAIVRDIMEAHGGKAWVESDPANGTTFYISISREVGQ
- a CDS encoding PAS domain-containing protein codes for the protein METFDRRHLQEELSVVYDALNSSANGVIITNLDGRITFVNPALLRTFEYLEKTEVLGKNAAELFVEGKVRKFSDVEALIDKTKGEIEEFDVQRSGGTVFPVEVSYSNVTDHRGNVVGRMASFVDPNVA
- a CDS encoding MarC family protein; translation: MVDLEIKSFWLCFVPLFVAVDAIGVLPMFMGLTEGLGRPVVRRVLRQSVITASIVGIAFLAIGKGALNLLGISVADFMVAGGILLFVISMSDLLRAEKVQRQVDPESLGAVPLGVPLITGPAVLTTSVLLLNEYGFLPTATMLLLNILIAGLIFKSAETINGFLGHAGTKTTSKIASLLLAAIAVMIVRKGIELLVYGRVSG
- a CDS encoding SAP domain-containing protein → MRFQDIQKMAKCMDINTYRMKKTDMIRAIQRAENNIPCYGTERIHGCHEETCLWRNDCLASNNNMPAQ